The segment aaaatatataaagtaataaatattcgTAAGAAAATCGTGCCCGCAAATACGGGCAACCCACCTAGTTATTCCAAAGAAGCaaaactattcaaaaaaatcaagaaatttttatctgaaatttttaaataatattacaaaatatctaCGATTTCTTTATCTAAATCATCCAAATTATTATCTTTTACTCAAAATATCTGATATTTTATTCGAAGTATCCGAAATAACCAAACCGAAACTGAAACCAAACGAGAACCGAGTATTTTTAGGGTATTTTCCAATTCCTAGTTTTTCTattcgaaccgaaccgaataaaAAATTACCAGATGCGAATTCAAAATATGTCTAATGATCCTCTATAGGAGAGGATTTAGGAACACTTGGAGCTGGGGGTACGGTACTATAATAAATTTGGAAGGAGTTGGAGGCCCTTTCATTGAACTTAGGTGATGATTGTTTGGATGGTTtctagattttagtttttgatttctggattttagtttttagtttttggattttgagttttagtttttgattcttgattttacagtagattttagtttttaaaaaacacatgaatgatgattttggcttctgattttatttttaaaatcaataatttatattttttattttgattttattgtaGTTTTAGCTTTTAGAAAAActtaaatgattatttttaagtttttaattctaatatattctattaataacaaaaatctaagttttatttaaacaaaaatgtagAGTTCTGAAttgtatctttttcttttattttttctgttttttttctaaaatttgaacTGATTCGTtttagttttctgttttttttttaattttttttaaattaacttataacttaatttgttttattaacaaacttaaaattactaaaagaatatatcacaatattttaataacaaaacatgCAAATTTTACgtaaaaataagtttaactaaCTAATTCAACTTTAATGACAAATTTAAGAGaatgttttaatagaaattactttttattatatatgttaaacatttttttttgctaaaacttaTTTGTTTATAGTAGTtggcatttttatttattgtttcttaTGTCAGTACGTAAATGtagcaaaaaaattaatttaaaagaaaaacagaaaagatCAAAAATCCATAGTAAATTAGAAAAAACCAAGAAAATTTGGATTTTGGTTATTAGTTTTAGAATAAtagttatttgaaaaattagttTTCCTGAAATGTAGGGAATCTATTTCTTTAAAATCTTGGGCGTCtaaaatttagtaatttgtACTAGTTACTTCaagaaattaaattttagttggGGTAAGACCCCATGAATCACACAATATGCGTCCGTCCCTGATCCTCTAGCTCCCTACTTAAATTATCTGAAATTGAAATACTCTAATCGAACTGATACCCAAAATATTCAGACCTAATTGGGTCTCAGAAATACTTATAATCTAGTGCTTATATAGCTTATTACGGTTCTACAACCAAGGaaacataatttaaatgaatatcctcaaataatataacaaaacatgatttttcccgaccaaaatataaagaaaattgagTTAATGAAAAGAATGTCAAAGGGAAAATGAAGTATGTAGTAAGTATAGTTTTCTCACTAGCAGAGGCTTGGGTAAAACTGAGAGGTTGACTTGAAAGTCACAGCGTCTGTGATGACTTGCTGCACAGACTTGGGATCTGTTTGAGTTTCCTTCATATTGGTATTGCATCCCCAAACCCTAACCGCAAGCTTACGACATTTTGGCGATGATTCTTTGAAATAGGCTTTGTACCACTTGATCACATCTTTCTTCTCTATGCTTCTTAGTTCTTCTGCTTCTTTGTGGGAGTAATCAAACATGTACCTGTGTCagagtgattttttttttactcaagttttttttttttttgagtcaTTGATATGGAACCAAGCAACTCATTGAGATCCTTTCTTTACCTTTTGTCGACAATCTGACTCCATAACTCATTTGTCTCAGACAAAAGAGAGGGATCCTTTTCCAGCAATTTAGCAATCATACCGCTTCTATAATCTCCAAAGGACTCTTCATCGAGTTGTTCCTGTAATGTCAATATTTGAGGATTGCGTTGAGAAATGAATGAACAATGCTCTTTATTTTCGTTTTGATTCCAAACTTACCAGCAGAGCTTCGATGTCTTTTATGAAACTGTCGACTCTCCCGAGCAAATGAACTGGATTGTACTTAGAAGATTGAACACAGAAACAGAAACCGTGGACACGGTAAGTTAAGCGAGGGCCGCACTCGACAACGTAACCAAGCTGCTCCTTTGTCCTGTAACCAAAATTGCATTAGTACGATCTGATCAATTAAGCAAGCTAGAGAAACATGTGATGATGACTAACCTCAACTGATTGAACAATGGCTCTTCTATGATTTCGTGAAAGAGATCCAGCATAGCTTTCATTCTTGTTGACTGAGCTTCCTCAGGCTCGATTTGATAGTAAAGCTGCAAAACAGGATTTCATGTTCAAATTCATAACCGTGTCTATATCCGAGAAACCTACTATAGCTTCTGCTTGGCTGACTCTCATCACAAGGACAGATATTTGTCTTTTTACCTCGACTACTGAGTTTGTTTCAGACTTGTTCTTCACGTTGACATCTCTTACAAGTTTGGCACTCCGTGGAAAAGACGTTATCTGCTCTCCATGTCTACATTTGACTGGGAGCGGTTCAACTGTCAAAttgtttttgaatatttttgatatGTTTACTGCTTCGTCTTCCGACAAATTACCATGACACAGAGCCTCAATATATATCTGCAAACATACCGGAAGTTTTATCTACCCTTTGCCTGATTTAAACAAAACCAGAGAACAAAAAGAGGAATCACATTAACTGTGGTTGATGGCAGAATGTTACCTGAGAGCGGACTACAGGTATAAAGGTGTTGAGATCAGTGAGAGACAAATCATTTAGTACACACAACTTCTCGTCGCTGTCATAGATTCGTTTACACAAGAGTTGCAGTCTCAAGTATGTGGAATGATTCAAAGGCTTCATATTCGTATTTCTAAACCCTCTCTCCATGTTTTCTTTGATGACCTGCAATGTCAGAAAGAGAAGGTAGTCggatcaaaaaataataatgaaaagaaaattgaCACAAAAAAAGAAGTTCAAGATTGATTTTATGAGAATACAGAGTATGACAATTATAGATACATACCTTAAACCGGTCAAGCTTTGGCATGAATGATTTAGCTATGGATAAGATTTTTGATAAGAGAGCTGGAATTTTTTCATTAAAGCCGTATACTTTAAGCTCTAGTTTATCACCATACATAGATAAAGACGTTTCAAGTTTTGCTATACTGGCCTGCAAAAAACCCAGATATTCATGTTAATACAAAAACAATAACATCTAAAAAGATCTTCCTAGGTCCTAGGAGGTGGTTACTTGCCTGGTATACGATCTCATTTAGCTCGTCTTTCAGAAGGTTGATAAATAATTCCGTCAAAAGGCAATTCTTCACACTGTCATATGCCCCCTTCAGATTTATGCGGAAGTATGTATTTGCACGGGGAACCTTAAACGTTTCGTCAAGCTTGTACCAGAACTTCATTAACGGTTCATCAATTATACACCTAGGAGGAGACTGACTTTTGGGATCCACATCAGAACTAATGGCTCGGATGGAAAAATCACAAGGGATGAACTGGTTTTTTGAAGGAAGATGCAAAGAGTTATCTACTTCTGAAGGATTGCTCCATGTTTCCATCAAAGACGATGGAACATCTTCTACTATGAAACGAGAACCGAACCAAGGCTCAGTTTGGAACTCTGAAAGAAGGAAGATTCAAAAGGAAGATGGTAAGAACATAAACATGCAATCCAAAAATTACATAATAAATTTCTAAAGTACCTTCTGACTTGATGGATTTCGAAACAACATCAATCCTCATGTTTTTTGGTGTGAAGAAACCCATGAGATCTTCTATCATTTTTGGATCCCATGTCTGGTATACATAATCACCATAAATAATGTGCTCTACCGGATATGCAAGCATATTCTCTGTACAATAACACTCTCAATGGTTAGTTATGAAAACCCATGATGATTAACTTTATTTAAGTATACATAAATGCATAAATTCTGAAATTATATAAGCTTAACATGCCAGCATAATAAGCTAACCAACGCTTTAAAAACTAGACGAAAGACCATGTAAGTACAATACAAACCTGAGAGCTCAGTAGCATAATCATCTGCAGCCTGCTCCTCAGCATATCTAAAGTCCATGTTTCCAATATCTTGGAGTTCCTTGAATATCCATTCTTGTGGTGAAACATCACGCAATAACTTGAGATATTGATAGATGTAACCAATGATGTCATAAATCTGTTAATAGAAGTTGTCATAAGATCCAATGAGAATGATTAacataatgaaaataaaaaaaggagCCGAACGACAgtttataaatctatatattaaattgatagCGATTTTATCAACTACTGCGTTAAGCTTATTATACCTTCTCTAAACCAGAGTCAGTGAGATGTATGGACATTACGAAAACATAGGCCAGAGACGAGCGGTTGATTCCATCATCTCCAACACCAGCAGACAGCGAGGTTGCCCAGCCCTTACCTTTAAGGAATGAATGAAGACTTCCTCTACCCTCTAAaaaagagaattgtaaaaaCAACATTCTTCAAAATGCAGTTTACATGAATGCATGTACAATCACACTTTAAGAAAACTATatacaaaagataaaaatggATGTCATTTCTTACCATGTCCTAATAGATGTGCTAGATAGTCCTCCGGCTTCTTCACATAGGCATGGCGAAGAGGCGGGAGAGTCCATGTCAAATCAAGAATATGAACATCTTTTACCGCTTCTAGGCGATATAATTTGCCGCCTTCCCAAATAGGACCTTTTGCTTCCAGAGTTGGCCTAATTTTGGATCCATTTTTGACATCGCCAAATAGTTCTACAACCCAACTTTCAAGCATATCGAGAGATTCTGCAAGATTTTATAGGTAACCATAAATACAATAATCAGACAGCAAACAAGCCAATATCTAGGAATGGAAATAAAGTTTTTCCAAGAATTAGAGCCAAACACATCATAAACCTAAACTTTTACCTCCTCCAATGACAACGAGTTTCATCAATCCACCGTGGTAATATTCCTTGTATAATTTCACGATGCATTCCCGTAGATCAACCCCGTTTTCAATTGCACCACACAAGCTCTTCTTGTTACCTTACAAAGCAGACGAAGAAAATATTAGTATTAACTTATTTCATTAATAACTTTACTGTGGCAAGAAAAGTACACCAAGATGACCTTACCCCATGAGAACCTATTAAAAGGATGACCCTTTGCAGAAGTATAGCACTGAAATTGTTGCAGACGACATGCATCATTTTGGAGGGCCTGgttaaattctataaatttgGATCTTGTTAGCAAGACAATTTTAACTACATAAGAGGTTAATTTATCTGAATGTTGATTGAAGATGAATCTTTCGATAGTTTCTAACAAACTGACTGAGGGTATGGTTAACAGGACACACCTGAATCAACAGCAAGGACTTCTCGTTCCATGGCTTCAGTCTTCATGAGCGGTGCAACAAAAAACTGAGAGAACCTAATAACAACAGAACAAACAAAGGTCaaatgagtgttccaaagaacAGTGATGGCAGACTCTAGGCTTGCATACCGACAACACATATATCGCCTGCCTTGGTAAATTTACAGCGGTTGGCATTTACAAAGACAGTGAAGTGGCAGCACAACAAAATTTAGTACCTTTTCAAGGCACCTTGAAGGAATTCTCTTTTGACTTCAAAGTGGTAGCACGTATGCTCCATTTCAGTGTACGCGTTAGAGGCTCCTCCATGCTTAGACAAGTAGCTATCATACTACAAGCAAATCAAAGTCAAAACCATATTTTTCAAAGATACATCACGCTAACAAAACAAAGTCAGTACTAAACACAGAAAAGATCTAACCATCATCCATTATCCAAACTCTATATAAAAATCTCAGTATATACAATCAAGCTAATTGGGTTGGTTTCTTAATTCAAAGATAAGACAAACGGAATTCATTTTTcattcatataaaaatctaaaagtaGTGCAAAACCATTGCAAACGTAGAATACAATGCAATGCTTACTTCATTCTCATCGGGGAACTCGGTGCTACCCATAAAAAGCATGTGTTCTGCACAAAACAATTAACATTTGAGTGAATCaacagtaaaaaaaacaaaagaagtgaAATTGAAAACTCACAGAAAGATGAAAATACCAAGAAAGTGAGCGAGGCCTTGCGCCTCGGGAGGATCCAAGAAGCTGCCCATTGCAACACACATAGCTGCAGCTGCCTGAAACGCACAGTAGAACACAAAAGGgactttaaaaaaatcaattctgATAAAAAGAGTAAGAAACCAGTTGACAATAATATTATCTTAAATCGAAAAACCTTTTTGGTTTGATgatctcctttctctttcacttcatcctcatcctcatccaTATCATCTCCTTCCCCGTCTTCCTCGTCATCTTCATAGCTCCCgtcactatcttcttcttcctcctctccgtcctcatcatcttcatccaTTTGATCGGCGTCGGTGTTCTGCCCATCCGCCGCATATCCTTCGGGATAAATATCTGGATCGTGAATTAGCAGAGCACACAATCCGTTCTCCAGCTCAATCACTCTGTATAACCTCCGGTCGTTGGGTGACTTCACGACTGCATTGTCCAACCTCGAAACGGCTTTCGTTATCCCAGACATTGTTCTCGTTCCGAGAAGATAGCGGACTCGTGAAAAGGCACTGCTGCTGCTGCAAAAGTATATTCTTTAGGTCTCGCTGCCTCCAGGGGCGGATATGGAGATAACATTTATAGTGGCgcattattgaaaatatttaaagaattaGGGGTAAAGTTGCTAAAAACAAAGAGATATATTTGTTAAAATCGTGATATCTTGCCGTTCTCTCCGTAGAGAATTAGCATGTAAGCCGGTTCATTCTATAAGAACGACACACGTTGTTGTTTTTAAGGAACGAaaatagcaaaaaaagaaaaacgctTCGTCTCCGCCTCTGAGATTTGTGGCATGTACGCTGTTTCATGCTACAGAAACCGCACGTGTTgttgttttagcaaaaaaaaaaggacttCATCGCCGTCGCCTTTAAACCCTCGGGAGAAGAAGCATATCGTCGTTTGATTCGAATCGGCAACGATGGCACTATCGCAGTGGAAGGAAGCCATCCTCGAAGGCATTTTCATGGAGATCGAGGAAGGACTCGTGGAGGAGAAGAATCTCGAGCGGTTAGAGAATCTAGTGGAGATTCTTCACAAAGAAGGCTCTAAAGTCCCCGAATCAGTGAAGGAATCCTACTGTCAAGTCGCCGTGGAGTGTACAGTGAGGTCTCTCACCGACGAGAACGACGCGAAAGAAGCTTACGCCGAAGCGATTCGATCGATTTGGCTCCGTAGGGTTATGCCTCTGTGCGATAAGGTCAGTTGTTTGGTCACTCGCGACCTCTTGAACAGCTGTAAAAAGTTGTGGACTGCTTACGGTGACGAAGAGGCTTGTGAGGCTTTGATGGATGAGAATACTAGAGAGAAAGCTTTGGATTCTCTGAGGAAGGTTGTTTCTGATTTGCATCCGGAGATTGAGTATGACTATGGTGAGAGAGATGGTGACGTGGATGATTCGGAAGAGTGTAGCGAAGAAACAATAGATACAGAGCCAATGGAGGAAGACGAAGAAGGTCTTACACTTTCTTGAAACCTTTCGCTTTCTAGAATTGGATAAAAGTTTTGATCGTTTTTTTTGGACAATGTTTTGTTATAGGGACGCTCTCTTCAGATATTGATGAGGAAATAACTTGTGGTGTGGTAGAAGCTGAATCTCCACCTCGTGGAATGAAGAACATTTCCTCTGCAGTTGTTGAGAAGGCGCTCGAGAAGCTGAGAGGTTCTAAAAACGATCTGATGGATGCCTTGGCAGAAGTAGGAGGACCTTCAAACTTAAACGTTACTTCGATTGTACAACATGAAAATGATGTTGCTGATCCTGCTGCATCAGACAAACTTAGCTTGATGGAGCGAAGAACCACAGCAGAGACTTACGAGGTGGAGTTTGTTCATGTTTATTGCTTTCATCAGATCATATATGCTATTATTGTCTTTTAGGTCTCCTTGTGTTTAAATAGCAAGTATGATGGAACACCCAAGTCACACTAAGTGGAGCTAACATAATGTGCTTGTCATGCTACAAGATAATGTGGGACTTGTTTTGTTCgatcgagttttttttttcttttcacattttgtttgttttgtatgtttAGTGGAAAGACTCAATTGATGATTCTGATGGAGAAACGGGCGATGAGGGTGAAGTAAGAGGCGAAAGGGTTGTCGTGTCTCCATGGAAAAGAAACCAAGGTGGTGGTGGTAGAAGGACGAAAATTCCTTGGAGTACTGCAGAAACGCTGGCCGTAATGAAAGGCTATGAAAAGTACTTGAAACCTGAAAGTTCTCTTAGATTTTAGATTGAACATCTTTTATGCATTAATGTTGATTTTCTATACCCTTCTGTGATTTTCAGGTATGGTGCAGACTGGAAGCGGATCAAAGATGAGTGTCCAATTCTAGTGCGCAGAACTAATGTACGCAGCTTCATTTATCTCTATGCTCTTTATTCGTTACTCCTAGAGTTTTGATGTTACCACGTTTGTAATGGTAAACACATTATCTCACAGGGTGATATCAAAGATAAATTTCGAGTTGAGATGAGGCGTCAAGAGCACCATCCTTgagtaggtgagtgactcatatACATAGTCTAAGGTATTATCGTCACACTGGTGACGTATGGAAGAGAAAATAGCATCTCAATTCGACTTGTGGACATGTGAGAAAATGTATAGTGCTGCTTAATAGTAAATATGATCTCTGGATTCTCATAAAAATTCTGTCAACTTCAGTACTTAACCATGTGGTCACGCTGCTCATGCTGTAAAGGGGCAATTTGAATGTGCAGGAATGGGTTTATATGGCTCCATGTGTTTGACCATTCATGTGATTAGTTGATTGTAATATTAACAAAAGGCATGGCAATCTAACTTTTTGATAGGTTAGTTAAGCCTATGAGCTTAGGGGGATTGGTGTTTCAATAGCTGATGATCGTGTCCTTGTTTACTTTTTGTATATGCCCATTCGCACATGTCTTTCTCATTACTTTTACATTTCCTTAAAATCTTTTTGGTCTTTGGCTTATAGGAACCTGAAGAAGACATCAGACCTTTTCTGCGTAGACGATTAACAAAATGCTGAACAAAGATGTGTTGTGACATCTATGGAATGTAAAAAGAACTGGGTAACATTTTGTCGCTTTTTGTCTTTCAACCCTTGAAAGTTTTGTACATGTGATGATGATAATATCTAGTGAGTGACGGTGACTCTGCTTGTTTAAGTAAACTAGGTTCCTTGATCAGTATAAGGGCAGTTCATTTC is part of the Raphanus sativus cultivar WK10039 chromosome 5, ASM80110v3, whole genome shotgun sequence genome and harbors:
- the LOC108805346 gene encoding nardilysin-like; this translates as MSGITKAVSRLDNAVVKSPNDRRLYRVIELENGLCALLIHDPDIYPEGYAADGQNTDADQMDEDDEDGEEEEEDSDGSYEDDEEDGEGDDMDEDEDEVKEKGDHQTKKAAAAMCVAMGSFLDPPEAQGLAHFLEHMLFMGSTEFPDENEYDSYLSKHGGASNAYTEMEHTCYHFEVKREFLQGALKRFSQFFVAPLMKTEAMEREVLAVDSEFNQALQNDACRLQQFQCYTSAKGHPFNRFSWGNKKSLCGAIENGVDLRECIVKLYKEYYHGGLMKLVVIGGESLDMLESWVVELFGDVKNGSKIRPTLEAKGPIWEGGKLYRLEAVKDVHILDLTWTLPPLRHAYVKKPEDYLAHLLGHEGRGSLHSFLKGKGWATSLSAGVGDDGINRSSLAYVFVMSIHLTDSGLEKIYDIIGYIYQYLKLLRDVSPQEWIFKELQDIGNMDFRYAEEQAADDYATELSENMLAYPVEHIIYGDYVYQTWDPKMIEDLMGFFTPKNMRIDVVSKSIKSEEFQTEPWFGSRFIVEDVPSSLMETWSNPSEVDNSLHLPSKNQFIPCDFSIRAISSDVDPKSQSPPRCIIDEPLMKFWYKLDETFKVPRANTYFRINLKGAYDSVKNCLLTELFINLLKDELNEIVYQASIAKLETSLSMYGDKLELKVYGFNEKIPALLSKILSIAKSFMPKLDRFKVIKENMERGFRNTNMKPLNHSTYLRLQLLCKRIYDSDEKLCVLNDLSLTDLNTFIPVVRSQIYIEALCHGNLSEDEAVNISKIFKNNLTVEPLPVKCRHGEQITSFPRSAKLVRDVNVKNKSETNSVVELYYQIEPEEAQSTRMKAMLDLFHEIIEEPLFNQLRTKEQLGYVVECGPRLTYRVHGFCFCVQSSKYNPVHLLGRVDSFIKDIEALLEQLDEESFGDYRSGMIAKLLEKDPSLLSETNELWSQIVDKRYMFDYSHKEAEELRSIEKKDVIKWYKAYFKESSPKCRKLAVRVWGCNTNMKETQTDPKSVQQVITDAVTFKSTSQFYPSLC
- the LOC108856983 gene encoding uncharacterized protein LOC108856983 yields the protein MALSQWKEAILEGIFMEIEEGLVEEKNLERLENLVEILHKEGSKVPESVKESYCQVAVECTVRSLTDENDAKEAYAEAIRSIWLRRVMPLCDKVSCLVTRDLLNSCKKLWTAYGDEEACEALMDENTREKALDSLRKVVSDLHPEIEYDYGERDGDVDDSEECSEETIDTEPMEEDEEGTLSSDIDEEITCGVVEAESPPRGMKNISSAVVEKALEKLRGSKNDLMDALAEVGGPSNLNVTSIVQHENDVADPAASDKLSLMERRTTAETYEWKDSIDDSDGETGDEGEVRGERVVVSPWKRNQGGGGRRTKIPWSTAETLAVMKGYEKYGADWKRIKDECPILVRRTNGDIKDKFRVEMRRQEHHP